From the genome of Oryza glaberrima chromosome 1, OglaRS2, whole genome shotgun sequence:
AAGCGGTACACGGCAAGGTCCTCAAGCTTGGCAAAATCCACAGAAATTGATCCGCCCAAATTAGCACAAATTGCatccaaaattcaaattcaaacaacaaAAATCGATCAATCCACTTGAGCATAATTAGTAAATTACAAGACGAACATAACAAAATGTTTAAATATACtcgctctgttttatattatatacaAGTCGATCTtgactctctttttttaagttaaacttttttaagttttaccaaaatataataatacttttaacataaaacaaacatattattaaaatatatttaatattcaatGTTTACATTTaatgaaaatgattttatatTGTAGATGTTGAAAATGAGTTTAActtgaaaaaaatgtcaaaacgacttataatacaaaataaaatggaggaagtagattGCAACGTAACGCAGATTGAtttaagtttaaatttgaattagatCAACAAGGACTACCTGGTTTTTGGAGCCATCAATGATCTTGGTAAACTCGTGCATGCCCCAATTACACCATGGTGAGCTTCTGGCCGACGTCGATACCGCCAACCTTCTTGCTCCTCAACGTCTTGCTCCCACCAGACGCCTTCCATGTCCCGCCCTTCGCCACCCGTGTCGGCCGCCTCTTGTTCCTTGCCTTTGTCGCGAACTGCCTCCTGCTAAAGAAGTAGATGTACCCATCCTCCTCATTCCCGATGTACGTCTCTACACACATCATCACcatagaagaagaagaggaggatgacGGTGATTGATGAAGGGTGAAAGAGAGAGgtagagaggcggcggcgaagcgggcaTACCATGGAGGAGGGCAGGGTGGAATTCGAGAATTCTGATATGCTCGAAGATGTTGTTGAGGGCGCCGGGGAGCTGGCTGCGGACGAGCTTGCATCTGAGGATGGCGAAGAGCTCCAGGTCCTTGGGGACGAAGTAGCAGCCGACAGGCATGCCGTGCCGGTTCTTGCCGTACTCGggcaccaccttctccttccctttcCACTTCCCATTGTTgttgccatcgccgccgcctcctcctagTGGTTGTTCTGCCATGGCGGGCGGGTTGGTTGGTCAGAGTTATAGTTAACcaggagaaggagagaggattAATTAGTCAGCGAGATAGAGAGAGTTAGCCGAGCCGTGATcagtcgcggcggcggcgctcgcgcgtggcgtggcgtggcgaggGCTGCATATTTGAGGGGAGGGCGTGAGGCGGCTGTTTGATTCGAATTCAATTTGGGGGGAAATTGAAGGGGAGTAAGAGTAGGAATACGGTGCAAATATGATGTAAGAGACCGGCTGCTATTTCCAATTTTGGTATGCAACATGACAGCcagccggagacgacgacggcggcggcgaaggacggAGAGCTCGCCATCTGATTGAGCCGGTATGACCTTCTTCCTGATTTTCTCGCAGAGCTCCCCTGATTCGACCACCTGCTCAGTCCCCTCCCTCTAGCGACGGATTTCGCCGCCGTGAACTCGCCGACAGCttcccctcctcggccgccgccgcgcaggagGGGGATTGGTCGAGTGTGCCACCAGCCTCACGGCTCCCGACGGCCATAgccccccttctctcttcccaCTTACTTTGCCCCCCCTAAATTTCTCTTGATTTGGGAATTCCGCCGGGATTCCTCGAAGCAGACGCTGTGATTTAGGGATTTAGAAGCTGCGTGGCTGTTCTGTAACTTCTGTTTAGTGAAGAGAAGTTTATTTGGGTTCTCTTATGTGTTGGTGTGTCGATGACCTTCTTTGCGGTCTCTCTGATTACTTGCAGTGGTGCTTGTTTCACAGATGGAGATGGGGATGAATTCTGTGCAGCCAAATGCTCAGTTTCATGTGCCGCACAAGTCCCTCTCGTTGGATATATGTAAGAGCCTTTGCTCTAGTAACTTTTAAGCATATATGATGAGTGCATTGCATATGATTGCGATAAAAACACCTTCAAGAAAACAGTCTGATAAACTGTTCCTGGATTAGAACTCAATTCAACATGTCATCGCATATCGTTAGCCATTGCCCGTAAGAACAAGTTTGTTCTGTCGTTGGATCAGAACATGATCTGCATTGGCTATCATTGCTTTGTCGATTGTTATCACTTTGGCAAATTGTCACTGTCTAGTCCTTGCAAGAACCACATCTGCATTGTTTGGTGTTAGTTATTTCAGTTCTTTGCGTGCAGCTAACTTATTTTCCTTCTTGGTTTTCTAGGGCAATAAGACAGATATTGTTATCAGCAAGTATGAGGGTAGCTTTATGGTTAGTTACACCTTGCAAGTGATATTTATTCGATTGGATGACAAGTTTTCACATATAAAATATGCTCACCTAATCATAAAATCTACAGGTGATGGTGACACAAATAGGATGCATGGGAACCATATTAGCTGCCAGGTATGTTTTTTATTCTCCCATATAACATGGTTTATTTTGGGCATTGCTAGTTCAGGATAGACAATTCTTTCCATGCTTTTAGTACTATCGAAATTTGAAACCTTTAGCTCTCAGCTTTTTGCTGATGTTTCTGAAAGAACAGTGAGAATCCATCCACAATTCCGCATACATATGTTGGTGCGTTTATCCCCTAGTTGCAAAAAGGCTAGGAAACTGTTGAGCATAGATTTCAGAGTGCATGTCAGGTCATAACTCATAACCTCATGATGCTACAGTTTATACAGGATAATGCTTCTGTTATTTCTTAAACACGATAGATGATAGTTGACAGCTAGTACTTTATTGATGATGTACCATTGTAGTTGTTATTATGTGCTGTATTTCCTGCCACTTTAGTATTTCTGATCATGCTTTCTTGCTCATTAATAGGAAAGATGAAAGTGTTTTTTCTGATCCAACCTACAATGTTCTTTTTGGAAAGAGGGATGAGGTAAGGTTATTATACTGTTCAATGTAGGGTCTGACCATAGATAGATCTAATGAATGTGCATATTGTTGTGATCACAGCCGTTACTACTAGCTTGTGCACGCCAACTTATCGAACACATAAGGTAAGATTCCCTCCCACCCCACCCCATATATCCGAAGAACTTCTTGTATGATATATGCTTGCTTCTCATGCAACTAAAAATTAAACTTCATGCCAATTTCGTGGATAAGAAATATAATTGAAACTGTGTCTGCATCTGCCTATGATTCCATTAAATTTTGAATGTAATTTTCACCAATAAGCTCCACTTCTTCTAAGCTGCTCTTGGCTGAGTTCGTTTGCATGAGTTCCCAACTCACTCTGaccgtttttcgcgcgcacgcttttcaaactactaaatggtgtattttttgcaaaaaatattctatacgaaagttgcttaaaaaaatcatattgatccatctttcaaaaaagaattagctaatatttaactAATCATGCTCTAATGAATCGCTCCGTTTTTTGTGCGGGAGGGATTTGCTCCCAACAAGAAGTAACGAACACATCCTTAGATGCAAATGTCTCCAGCAATGGCCCTTTTAATTGTGGTCAATGATTTTTTTATCTCAAGCAACTATTGTGACACTTCGGTTGCTGAAGTTAGTTACATAATTTGTCCAGCTCTGATTTGTAAACTGTCCTTTGGCACCTGTACCACACTCCATTTTCTTACAGACACGGTCATTGATGATATCTCTTGGTCTGAAGGATCATTCCCAGGTATTATTTGAACTTCCCTTCATATGACTGTAATTCTCCGTGTTTTTCTCCTGAATCTTGCCAAATCAGCAAGCATGGTCGACTGTACTGTGCATATCAGTGTTTCTGAGGTTAGACCCCATTATTTTGCATTGGAATCAATAGTATTCTCGTGCATGTATCTCAAACAATTTTGTTACTTCTGCAGGCAACAATGAAATATATTGTTTCCACCATAATTGAGAACCGCCTATGGTAATAGTTTTGCATACCGAGCTGGGGTTGGAATGGCTGGGCACATATCTATTCACTTCATCAACAGAGATGTTGACATGATTAGTGCTGAGCAATTAACACTCTCTTACCAATCTAGAATTTTGTAACTATGATTTCTTCGGAGTCGATGTATCACAAAGTAGTTATATAACCAAAGTTATAGCGAGAATTGCACTACTAGCTTTGATGAGTATTTCATCTACGAACTTCTGAATGCTAATGGTTGTATTCATGTTGCTTTGCTAATTTGTGGCCTAAAATCGCTCGTTGAGCTCAGCAAGCTTGGACCTCATTGGTATTCTATATCTAAGCTCATGCCCCAGCTCGAGATCCTCACCAGATCGCATGCCAACCCTGGACTTCGCACATCCTTTTGGAATGACTGCTGGCTCACCGACAAATGCTTACGTCTACAGTACCCTGCTCTCTTCTCGCACTCCCTGTTCCAGGCGGCGTCGGTGTCTTGGACGCTTTCAAGGTCCATCGGCTCTACTTTGGCACCACGACTGTTCACAAGAGCTGTCCCAGCTTACACTgtgaaagtgtcaattaggcctagaggggggtgaataggctaattcaaaaatcaactaaaagcggaagcagtaattatcggatatttccgaaattttcggatatatccgaaaattttcggagtcagcacaaacagcaaagtaaacgaaggatttttcggacattccgaaaacttttcggacaagtccgaaaatttccagtaccaataacatcgttctggatgttttcggaaaagtccaaaaataactttcggacaagtccgaaaatatacagaagcgaaaatgactctactgaagaatttcggaaaatccgaaaattagtttcggacaagtccgaaaatatacagaaccacTTTTGCCTTCGCAGTCTTCTTcagaaagtccgaaaatcactttcggacatatccgaaaatttccagaagcgaaaaactggttctgtgtgttttcggaaagtccgaaaatgagtttcgaaaaactccgaaaaaatccagaacacaccaaactgaggagaaacactttttttaaaaaaagattttgagcactttgatcactcctcgtatgtaaatgcatcatccctcttaatagtgcggctttcctattaactcaagaaaaacgaaaacgtacaaaatgccatttgctcatttgccgcatcacatcacatcaacgtattcggcgggatatgcattacgctaactcattgaggacataacaaccttcacatttgcttaaataaaaatgttagtcctctctaatcgcattgtaattaatcaccaaaatcattaggggcctagatgcactttcaatctccccctttttggtgattgatgacaatacGATTAGAACACAAGAGAGAATGAATATAATTTAAGGTTTTTGGTGCAATGTTTTAGTGAAAGCTCCCCCTAAGAGTGTGCATAAAAGCAAGTGGAGAGCTCCTCCTAAATCATTGCATCCACATTGAAGCTCACAAGAGAATAAATATATCACATATGCTTATCACATCCAACACATCACATGCAAATGAATAATTACATCTCATCACAAGCATTATATAAGGAGGataagacattgcaccacattaaATATAATAAGATCCATTACATCACAAGCATTCATAATTAAACAATAGACTTACAAAGCTTTAAACTTTAACataaaaaccacaatagtctcaTACAGATAAAAACCAACAGTGCTCGACTCTAAGGACAAGATAGATAAACTAAAGCCATGATAGAtattctccccctttggcatcaagacaCCAAAAAGAGAGGACGAGGAGACGATGACTCAAGCGAAGGGCGCCTGAGGAGGATCCtcgggaggtggtggaggaggatagCCATAGCCATGGCCATATCCAAAGAAGTCGAAGTCGGAAGGCAACCCGGCAAAAGGATCCTCAATCTCTTCATCCTCTGGCTCATCGGGCTCGGCCTCGAAacccggaggagaaggagggataGCAATGTGGTGGTCCTCATAATACCGTTCCTTGAGGAACTTGACATCACGAGCCGTCTTCTTCGCCGAATTCCGCAATCGGCGGTTCTTTTTCGCCTCCGCGGAGCAAAGACCGAAAAGACTCCGCAAAATGCGGAATAAAGGAGACGGCTCACGACGAGCCACAGAGACAGGGCGCtcaggagcaggaggcggctgAGTAGAAGAGGAGGGTATGTCCCGAGCAGCTGAGGAGCGGGGGGCCTTAAGAAGGCGCAAGTGAAGCTGAGAATGAGTCACATCATGGCGAAACTGGAGCTGAGTCACAGTCTCGATCATCCGCATAATGTGAGGGGCATAGACCAACCCCTTCTTGTACTGAATTGAAGCCATGCGGAT
Proteins encoded in this window:
- the LOC127760319 gene encoding uncharacterized protein LOC127760319 isoform X2 — protein: MLSFMCRTSPSRWIYGNKTDIVISKYEGSFMVMVTQIGCMGTILAARKDESVFSDPTYNVLFGKRDEPLLLACARQLIEHISSDL
- the LOC127760319 gene encoding uncharacterized protein LOC127760319 isoform X1 codes for the protein MLSFMCRTSPSRWIYGNKTDIVISKYEGSFMVMVTQIGCMGTILAARKDESVFSDPTYNVLFGKRDEPLLLACARQLIEHIRYYLNFPSYDCNSPCFSPESCQISKHGRLYCAYQCF